In Chrysemys picta bellii isolate R12L10 chromosome 3, ASM1138683v2, whole genome shotgun sequence, a single genomic region encodes these proteins:
- the LOC135982301 gene encoding uncharacterized protein LOC135982301 has translation MQSSPAVMAVQSVNRKRAPAWTDREVLDLIAVWGDESVLSELRSKRRNAKIYEKISKDMAERGYSRDATQCRVKIKELRQGYQKTKEANGRSGSHPQTSRFYEALHSILGVAATTTPPVTVDSEDGVVSTAGSSDMLGDGEDEEGDEEGEAVGSAHNADFPDSQDLFITLTEIPYEASPAVTPDTESGEGSATPSATVSQPSLESHSQRLAWIRRRKRRTREDMFSELMSCSQAQAAQQTQWRENLTRMHQANMDREERWRQEDQQATQTLLGLLREQTDTLRRLVDVLQERRQEDRAPLQSISYRPPLPPSPIPTSPKVQRRRGGRVPAKSHSTPAESSSSRRLSFPKI, from the exons atgcagagctctccagcagtgatggccgtgcagtctgtgaatagaaagagggccccagcatggactgatcgggaagtcttggatctcatcgctgtgtggggcgatgagtccgtgctttccgagctccgatccaaaagacggaatgcaaagatctacgagaagatctctaaagacatggcagagagaggatacagccgggatgcaacgcagtgccgcgtgaaaatcaaggagctgagacaaggctaccagaagaccaaagaggcaaatggacgctccggatcccatccccagacatcccgtttctatgaggcactgcattccatcctcggtgtggccgccaccactaccccaccagtgaccgtggactctgaggatggggtagtgtccacggccggttcctcagacatgttaggggacggggaagatgaggaaggagatgaggagggcgaggcagtcggcagcgctcacaacgctgatttccccgacagccaggatctcttcatcacccttacagagatcccctacgaagcgtccccagccgttaccccggacacagaatctggtgaaggatcagcca ccccatctgcgactgtctcacaacctagcctggaatcacactcccagaggctagcgtggattaggcgtaggaagaggaggacacgggaggacatgttctctgagcttatgtcctgttcccaagcccaggcagcacagcagacccagtggcgggagaacttgacccgaatgcaccaagccaacatggatcgggaggagaggtggcggcaggaagaccagcaggcgactcaaacgctgcttggactactgagggagcaaacggacacgctccggcgccttgtggatgttctgcaggaacggaggcaggaggacagagccccgctgcagtccatctcttaccgccctcccctgccaccaagtcccatacccacctcacccaaagtgcaaagaaggagaggcggcagagtccctgctaagtctcactccacccctgcagagagctctagtagcagaaggctctcatttcccaaaatttga